CTACGCCGCGCTCCTCGAGCCGCCCCAGCACCTCCGCCTGCTCGACCCCCGAGGCAAAGCGGCGCTGGCGGAACAGCCGCCCCTGCGCCTTCTCGGTGAGGTAGCCGCGCGCCTTGAACAGGTTGCACAGCGGCTCGAACGAGAACATGCGCAGCACGAAATGGGCGAGCCACGGCCGGGTCGCGCGGTTCGCATCGAGAATGCGGGCGAATGTGGGCGCGCCGACATAGCCGATACAGCCGGTCGATATGACGAGGTCGGCGTCGGACAAGGCGTCGCGTTCGCCCGCCTCCGGCTCGTTGGCCTCCAGATCGGCCGCCACGCCGTCGTCGAGGATCCCCGTCTCCACCGCGTAGGCGACGGCCCGTTCCGCCGAATCGAGTCCGACCACGTCCAGCGCCGATGCGCCGGCGTCCGCGGCGAAGAGACGCCGGTCCCGCGCCATCAGCCTGTCGCGCGTCAGCTCCGCGGCGGACCGGTCCGCATAGAGATCATAAAGTTGCGCCAGGTCCATGCGATGCTTCAGCAAGGCCGCGTTGACCCCGTAGGAGCAGCCGACATCGACAAGCTTCGGACGTTTCTTGTTGCGCATGCGCCGGAAGGCGGCAATGACCTCGTCGAACACCGGCTTGGCCAATTGAGGAATCATGTATTGCAGCGGCTTTAATGCGGTAAAATAGCCCCTTGGATCGGGTCTATTGTAGATATCGTCGAGTACGACTTTGCCCGTTTCATCCAGATTTGTAACGTCAACAAGCACGTTCTTCTCAATTCTTGTCAACGAACGTCCCCGAGGCGCGGATGAGAAATCTGCGCCCCAAACGTCCAATTCCTGTGCTGAGCTTGAATGTCATACCAGGAGGCCGCGCTATAATCAACCTTCCCACCCGCCATGCCGCAAGACGCTTGAACCGGCTATCCGGGGATTGCCGCTTCGTCGGCCTCGATAGGGCGCGCCAACGGGCCTAACATTTGTCGATCGGGTTGGGTGCCAAATTTCGGGAGGGGGAAATATGGCTAAGGATTGCGAGCGCGAGCCGCCGCAGGCCGCCGGCAAGGATCTCAAAACCTACGCGAAGCCGACACTGACGAAGGGTCCCATGCTCGGTGACGTGGCGGCGATTGCCGTGTCGCCCGGCCCATCCGACATCCGCCTGAAGCGGGACATCCGTCCCATCGGCCGCACGGAGAGCGGGCTCACGCTTTACCGGTTCCGCTATCTGTGGAGCGACGTCGAGATGGTCGGGGTGATGGCCCAGGAAGTTCTGGAGGTCGCGCCCGAGGCAGTTATCGTCGCGCCGGATGGCTTCTACCGGGTCGACAATGCGCGGCTCGGCCTGCGCTGTACGACCTATGCTGAGTGGGGCGGCACCCGTCGCCGTCGCGGCTTAGGCTCGGCTTCGGTCAGGGCACTCAGGGCACTCAGTCGTCGCGATAGACGCGCTCGCGGCGCTCGTGGCGCTCCTGCGCCTCGATCGACAGGGTCGCGATCGGCCGCGCGTCGAGCCGCTTGAGGCTGATCGGTTCGCCGGTCTCCTCGCAAAAGCCATAGGTTCCCTCGTCGATGCGCTTGAGCGCGGCGTCGATCTTGGCGATCAGCTTGCGCTGGCGGTCGCGCGCCCTGAGCTCGATCGCCCGGTCGGTCTCCGAGGAGGCACGGTCGGCGAGGTCGGGATGGTTCTGGTTCTCGTCCTGGAGGTTCTGCAGCGTCTCGCGCGCCTCGCGCAAGATCTCCTCTCTCCACGCTAACAGCTTGCTGCGAAAATAATCCCGGTGCCGCTCGTTCATGAACGGCTCGTCCTCTGAAGGCTTGTAGTCGTTCAAAACCGTGTTCATTCCTATAGCCATATTCCACGGGCCTCGGCGATTCGGGCGGGAGTATATAGCCGCGTGTTGACGATCTGACAACGCCCTCGCGAATTTGTGACAGCGCTGTGCCGCGGCCCCCCGGAAACGCTGGCCCGCGCCGATTCGACCGGTTGCGGAAACGCCGCAGGACGAATAGTTTGCGCCCGCGGCCGGCAACTGGCGGATGAAGAGATCCAGTGATGATGCGTTTTGAAGGTACGAGCGAGTATGTGGCGAGCGAGGATCTGCGCGTCGCCGTCAACGCGGCCATTGCGCTCGAGCGGCCGCTCTTGGTCAAGGGCGAGCCCGGCACCGGCAAGACGGTGCTGGCCCAGGAGGTGGCCAAGGCGGTCGGCTGCGACCTCATCACCTGGCACATCAAATCGACCACCAAGGCGCAGCAAGGGCTTTACGAATATGACGCGGTCACCCGTCTGCGCGACTCCCAGCTCGGCGAGGAGCGGGTCAAGGACGTGCGCAACTATCTGCGCAAGGGCAAGCTATGGGATGCCTTCGAGGCGAGGCAGAAGGTGGTGCTGCTGATCGACGAAATCGACAAGGCGGACATCGAGTTCCCCAACGATCTTCTGCTCGAGCTCGACCGCATGGAGTTCTTCGTCTACGAGACCGGCGAGACCATCCACGCTCGCCTCCGGCCGATCGTCATCATCACCTCCAACAATGAGAAGGAGCTGCCGGACGCGTTTCTGCGCCGCTGCTTCTTCCACTACATCAAGTTTCCCGATCCCGACACCATGCGCGACATCGTCGAGGTGCATTTCCCGGGCCTCAAGGGGCGGCTGGTCGCCGACGCGCTCAACGTCTTCTACGACGTGCGCGAGGTGCCGGGCATCCGCAAGAAGCCTTCGACCTCCGAGCTGCTCGACTGGATCAAGCTGTTGCTCAATGAGGATGTCGACCCGTCGGTGCTGCGCGAGCGCGACCCGAAAAAGCTGATCCCGCCGCTGCACGGCGCGTTGCTCAAGAACGAGCAGGACGTGCACCTGTTCGAGCGGCTCGCCTTCATGACCAGGCGCGAGCGGCGGTAGAGCATGTTCCGCAAAAGTGCGATCCGGTTTTGCGACAAGAACACGCTCAACCAAATAGATCGGACCGAAATCCGATTCAGATGAGGTGGA
The sequence above is a segment of the Hyphomicrobiales bacterium genome. Coding sequences within it:
- a CDS encoding class I SAM-dependent methyltransferase, giving the protein MTRIEKNVLVDVTNLDETGKVVLDDIYNRPDPRGYFTALKPLQYMIPQLAKPVFDEVIAAFRRMRNKKRPKLVDVGCSYGVNAALLKHRMDLAQLYDLYADRSAAELTRDRLMARDRRLFAADAGASALDVVGLDSAERAVAYAVETGILDDGVAADLEANEPEAGERDALSDADLVISTGCIGYVGAPTFARILDANRATRPWLAHFVLRMFSFEPLCNLFKARGYLTEKAQGRLFRQRRFASGVEQAEVLGRLEERGVDAAGREAEGWLYAEFFLSRPAEEARRMPLAEILGHG
- the dksA gene encoding RNA polymerase-binding protein DksA, which encodes MNTVLNDYKPSEDEPFMNERHRDYFRSKLLAWREEILREARETLQNLQDENQNHPDLADRASSETDRAIELRARDRQRKLIAKIDAALKRIDEGTYGFCEETGEPISLKRLDARPIATLSIEAQERHERRERVYRDD
- a CDS encoding MoxR family ATPase — its product is MRFEGTSEYVASEDLRVAVNAAIALERPLLVKGEPGTGKTVLAQEVAKAVGCDLITWHIKSTTKAQQGLYEYDAVTRLRDSQLGEERVKDVRNYLRKGKLWDAFEARQKVVLLIDEIDKADIEFPNDLLLELDRMEFFVYETGETIHARLRPIVIITSNNEKELPDAFLRRCFFHYIKFPDPDTMRDIVEVHFPGLKGRLVADALNVFYDVREVPGIRKKPSTSELLDWIKLLLNEDVDPSVLRERDPKKLIPPLHGALLKNEQDVHLFERLAFMTRRERR